One Chloroflexota bacterium genomic window, CCCAACTCCGTTGGGAGGGGGTCGGGGGGAGGGCAACGCCGCTTTCTTGTCGAGCCAGCTTGCGTGACAAGTACCAGGGGCCAGTTCATAGCAAGCCGGCATTGGAAAATACCTGTCCAAAGCCAAAATGAGAATTGCTGCGGTCGTGTTGACTGCGCTGCGTCGCCGCAACAAAAAGGCCCCGTGCGGGCGCACAGGGCTTTTGCATAGTTACCGGGAATGGCTATTCGGGTACGAAGCCGCGCTTGAGCATCTTTTCCGTTTCGGCCTTGCACTTGACGCACAGCGTCGTGCCGGGTAACGCCCGCAACCGCTCCGCTCCGATCTCCGCGCCGCAGCGCTCGCAGACGCCGTAGTGGCCCTGATCGAGCGCTTTCATCGCGTCGTCGATCGACCCGACCTTGTCTTCCAGCGTGCGAATCACAGCCAGCAGTTTCTCGCGCTCGTATACGTCCGGGTCGCCCTCGTCCGAGTCGTGCTCGATTTCGATCTGCATTTGCCCGCGCAGGCGCCCCAGTTCCAACTCGGCTTCCGCGCGTTCTTCGTTCAGGCGCTCGCGCTTCTGCTTCTTGCCATCGGTTTTCGAATCGGCTTTGAGCGCTGCGGCCCTGGCGGCGCCATTGCCATTCCCCGACC contains:
- a CDS encoding TraR/DksA C4-type zinc finger protein, with the protein product MPQQTAKNSKHSKPVPAKSGRAKAPGVSAKTGNGAARSGNGNGAARAAALKADSKTDGKKQKRERLNEERAEAELELGRLRGQMQIEIEHDSDEGDPDVYEREKLLAVIRTLEDKVGSIDDAMKALDQGHYGVCERCGAEIGAERLRALPGTTLCVKCKAETEKMLKRGFVPE